A window of Chryseobacterium scophthalmum genomic DNA:
GAAAAATACAATGTTTCCTCAGAAGATATCAAAAATATGAGCATTGCAAGTCTTATTTTCAAACTCAACGGCGTAGCCAATCAGCAAGAGAGAGGACTTCTAGAAAGAGCAATGGATATGGCTAAAAATCTTGGAATCGACCAGAAACCGATCAGATAACTAAAAGAATTTTCTCAAAGTCCTAAATGGACGATTTAACAAAGGGTAGGATAAGATCCTATCAATAAAATTAAGTAAAACTCTCATTGTATAATTTTCAATGATACTTTGAGAGTTTTTTTAATATAAATTTTAAAAATTTAATCATTAAGGTATTAAGTTCAGAAAATCAATAGATTTTTTATAAGCGTGAACCTAAAAGCGAAGCTAAACTTAATGACTCTTAAGTGTTTAATAAACCTTAATGATTAAAAAAATGTTTTTAAAAGTATGATGGTAGTCTAAAATCTAGCATCTAACATCTAATATCTAAAATATGTCAGAAACATTAAATTCAGGGACATACGAAATAATCCAGAACCGATTGAATGAGCAGAAAAATGATCTCATTCAAAGGCTTCAGAAGCTAAATGAAAACCGTAAAGAAATTTTCGGCGGCGTAGATTTTTCACTCATCGCCAACGAAAGAATTTCTACGGAGCACAATTGCGTTGCCAAAGATATTTTTTCACTAAAAGATATTTTGATTTTTGGTTCTAATGCACATTTGGGTTTACAGACCGAAATCAACATAACCGATGTTTTTTCAATTTATAAAATAAATAATGATCGTTTTGAACCGCAAGACTCTTCTTTAATTGGAGATGAAATTTTTATTGACGAGTTCAAAAACCTCTATAAATATTACAGAAATACATTTTTTGCACGCTTTCATTTTACTGAAAACTATCTGTATATGGTTTTCCAGTTGTCGGAAAGTACATCCGATATCAAGGCTTTTAAATGGCTGATCAAAGAGGATAAATTAATTTATATTGATTCTCGAAGTGCTTCGGAAGTAACTTATCCGCCACAACATGGTTTTGCATGGACGAAAGCAACCAGAGATATGCAGCGAAGCGGAAAATTTCCACATGTTTCTTTGGCTGATAAAGTTTTTGTGGAGTCTATTGGCGGCGATATCACGATAAAAATTGAAGACAATACCGATTCAGGAAAAGGAATTTATTCTGAAGATGTTGTTCATAAAGATCAGAACCTCGACGATGCCGAAATTCATTTTTGTGATCTTGATAATCTTGTTTTATTTAAAATTAAACCTTATCAGGAATCTGAGCGTTATTTTATTTATAATCATAAAGAAAAAATTGTTTCAAGAGTTGATACCTTGAAGTATTCGGCGGTTTTGCTTCCGGAAAATCAGGGCGTTCTTTTCTCGAACGGTTATGCTTTGCAGACGGGAGGTTTAAAGGTGATTTCTCAGGATCAGAATAAACTTCATTATCTGAAAACGATTCCTGAACCGAATGGTGAAAATTTTATGTATGTTTTTTATGATGATAAAACGAATAATTATCAGCTGATTTCGTACAATATCATTACACAAACTATCGAGACACCGATTCGTTGCAGCGGTTTTTCTATTTTAAGTGATGGAAGATTAATTTATCTAAGAGAAACTCTCGAAACCACAAAACATCATTTAGCTCAGATTTGGCAGACTCCATATTCAAAAGAATTGTTGCCAAATACCGAAAAATCAGACACGCTTCTTTACAAAATCGGGAATAAAGATATTGTAAGAGTGATGGCTGAAAGTCAGGAATTGATTACACTTTTAAATAAAAAAGATTCTTACAGCGGATTGTACGATGATATTGTCAAGCTTTCCACAACGATTTTAGATGCGTATTATTTTCTTGGTGATGATGAGGTTGAAAATCTCGATCAGCCTTTAAAAGAAATCAGGAATATCGCTCATTCTGCCATTAATGAATACGAAAAAGTTGTCGAGCAGAAGAAAAATACTTCTGAAGCGGTTGAAAAAATCAAAGCAGCGGTTGAGAAAATTTTAGATGATACTAAAAGAATTAACTACTCTCAACTGACGGAATATATTGATATGCTTTCGCAAATCAGAGCTTTTCGTGGTGAAATTACCGGAGCAAGAGATCTGAAATATGTTGATGTTGCTGTTCTTGATTCTTTAGAGAAATCACTTTCAGAGCGTTCTGAGGAACTTTCAAATGCCTGTGTGAATTTCCTGCTTCAGGAAGATTCTTTGTTGCCTTATCAAAACAGAGCACAGCAGATTTCTGAAAATATCATCAATTTACAGAAAGCAATTGACGCCAAAACAATTGAGGAAGAAATCAATAATTTATCTGGGCAACTTGAACTTTTGGTGGATATTGTCAACAATTTAAAAATTGAAGATACATCACAATCTACGCAGATTATTGAAAATATTTCGGTGATTTTTGCAAGGTTAAATCAGGAGAGATTAGAGCTTTCAAAAAGGAAAAGAGAAATTTCCGGTAAAGAATTGTCTGCAGATTTTCAGGCACAAATGACATTGTTTGATCAGTCGGTAATTAATTTTCTTGAATTATCTCAAACTCCCGAAAAATGTGATGAATATTTAACCAAACTTTCCATTCAGTTGGAAGAAATGGAAACAAAATTTGTTGATTTTGATGAATTTATTCAAAAGATTGGTGAAAAAAGGGAAGAAGTTTACGGGCATTTTCAAAATAAAAGAGTTCAGCTAACAGAATTCCGAAACAAGCGTACGCAGAGTTTGTATGATTCTGCACAACGAATTTTAAAATCTATTCAGACTAAAGGTGAATCTTTTGGTTCTGAAAACGAAATCAACGGCTATTTTGCGACCGATTTAATGGTGGAGAAAGTGAGAGATATTTCCCGTCAGTTGATGGAATTTGAAGATTCTGCCAAAGCGGAAGAAATTCAGACTTTGCTGAAAACTTCTCAGCAGGAGGCAGTCAGAAAACTTAAAGATAAAAAGGAAATTTATGCAGACGGAGATAATGTAATTGCTTTAGGTGACTATAAATTTGCAGTAAACCGTCAGAAATTAGATCTTACTTTAGTGTTAAGAAATGCTCAGTATTATTATCATTTGACAGGAACTGCATTTTATGAACCTTTAAATTTTGAAACAATTTCAGATTATAAAGAAGTCTGGAATCAGGAATATATTTCAGAAAATCAAAGTGTAAAACGTTTCGAATATTTAGCGTGGAATGTTTTTTCAAACAATAGAAATATTAATACAGAAGAACAAAACCGAAGCGCAATTCAGCAATTTATGACGGAGCATTTTGGTGAAGGTTTGGTGAAAGGAATTCATGATGAAGATGCTTTGATAATAGTTTCAAAACTTCAGCAGATGCACAATGAATTAGGGTTGATGCAGTTTACGCCGAAAGAAAGAGCTTTAGCGCAATTATTCTGGTATTTTCTGAATCAGGAAAAAAAAGAATATTACCAAAAGCAGTTTGAAGCAGCGAATTTAATTTCAAAATCATTTATAACAGATAAAGGTTTTCAATATTTAAATGAAGAATTGTCGAATGAAATAAAATTATTTGCTCACAATAATCATTTTTTTGCTGAAGTAAATTTTCTGAATTCTGCAATTTATCTGAAAAGAGAAAACAAATCAGCATTCTTAGTTTCTGAAAAAGCAGGTTTACTACATGAATCATTTTTAAAAGATTTAAAGGAAAAAGGAAAAGATCTTGAGTTTGTTGATCAGCTGAATGCTTTGAAACAATATCCTGCAGCTTGTTTTTCTATTGCAGAAAGTGCATTGAATGCGTTTCTATTTAATTCAGATTCAAATTTCGAAGAGGATATTAAAAAAGAAGCTGCTGTATTTTTTGTGACCCAGAATTTTGATGCCAAAAATATTCTTCACATTGCTTATGAAACGGTTCTTGAAGGTTTAAAATCTTTAGAAAAAGATCTTAATTATACTTTGAATTATTATGAGTTTTCTTCCCGATTATCCAATTTCAATGAAGTCGTTGTTCCGAAATACAAACAGCTTCAGGAATTGAAAGCAAAATGGGTGAATGATAAAAAGAAAGCACTGAAAATAGATACTTTCAAATCGCAGGTTTTAAGTTCATTTGTAAGAAACAGATTGATTAACGATGTTTATTTTCCGTTGATTGGAGCTAATTTAGCTAAACAATTAGGAACAACTGGAAACGATAAACGTACCGACAGAATGGGAATGTTGCTTCTCGTTTCACCTCCAGGTTATGGAAAAACTACGTTAATGGAATATATGGCAGATCGAATGGGATTGGTTTTTATGAAAATCAACGGTCCGTCAATCGGTCACGATATTGTTTCCACAGACCCAAATGAAGCAAAAAATGCCGGAGCAAAACAGGAGCTTGAAAAGCTGAATTTAGCTTTGGAAATGGGTGATAATGTGATGTTGTATTTGGATGATATTCAACATTGTAATCCTGAATTTTTACAGAAATTTATTTCTTTAGCAGATGGACAAAGGAAAATTGAAGGAATTTATAATGGTGAAAGCAAAACCTATGATTTAAGGTCAAAACGTTTCTGTTTGGTGATGGCTGGAAATCCATACACAGAAAGTGGCGAAAAATTCAGAATTCCGGATATGTTGGCAAACCGTTCTGATACATATAATTTAGGTGAAATTTCCGGCAGTAAAACTGAATTGTTTGATTTAAGTTTGATTGAAAATTCACTGATGTCAAACGATTATCTTACCCGATTGACTCAGTTTGGAATGGAAAATCTATATCATTTGTATGATAGTGTTCAGTCTAGTTCGCCGAACGTAGATTTGGCTGGAAATTTTAGTTCAAATGAAATTTCTGATTTCAGAAAAGTGGTTGAAAATATTTTGAAAGTAAGAGATGTTGTTTTAAAAGTGAATAAGCAATACATCACTTCTGCGGCAATGTCTGATGATTATCGAAACGAACCGTCTTTCAAATTGCAAGGTTCTTACCGAAATATGAATAAGTTGATCACACAGATTCAACCGATTTTAAAAGAGGAAGAAGTAACGCAGATTGTTTTGAATCATTACCAAAATGAATCTCAGACATTGACAACCGGAGCAGAATCGAACATGCTTAAACTAAAAGAATTAATGAATATTCTTTCGGAAGATGAAGCTTTGCGTTGGGAAGAAATCAAGAAAACTTTTGTTAAAAATAAAACGATAAAAGGTTTAGGTGATAATGACCGAATGACGCAGGTGATTGCGCTATTAGCCCAGTTTAGTGAAGGTCTTGATGGAATAAAAGATGTTCTGAATAAGAACTAAAAACAACAAAAAACACTACATTGAGTAGTGTTTTTTGTTTTCTATTAGTAGCTTTGAAGCTCTTCTTCCAGTAATTTTTTCCACTTGGAAAAAGTTGTTCGGCTGATGTTATATTTTTTCGACATAAAGCTTGTAGAGAAATCGTGTTTTTTCTGATAATTCAAAAGCTTCATCATGGTTTTCTTGTCATAAGTTTTAAGCTGCTGATTGGTTTTTGAAGTTTCTTTACATTGCTTAAAAAGTTTTTCATTCAGCTTTAAAATCTCTTCCGTAGAATCTAATCTGCCTAATTGTTCTCTTATTTTCGGGCATTCTAGCTTTTCGGGATGTTGTTTTTGTAAAAGATCTTGGTAGATCCTGTTGTAATTTGGTCTCATAAATATAGTGTGGTTTGGTTATTTTATCTTTTCTTTTGAATCCAGCGGTGAAGGGTGCTCTTCGGAATAGAGTATTCTTTGATTACTTCTGCCTGAGTCATTTCTCCGGATTCGATCCTGTCCAGAATGAAATTTTTTATTTCCTGAGTGTAAATGTTTTTTCTGAACTGCGGTGCTTTTTCAGATTTTGGAGTGTCGGTTTTATTCACAGCTGAAGGTGGAGCATACAATATCAGATGTGAACTGTATAATCTGAAGAAATCATATTCCAACAGCTTGCTCCATCTCAAAAGAATGTCGGTTTCTATGGATTTGCTTTCATATATTTTCTCCACAAACTCTTCATCTTTTGCAAGAAAATTACAGATTCTTTCTATGGAAATGTTTTTATCATCTACCATTTCCTTGATATAATTACCTATGTGTATGTTTTTGTATAACATTTACTAATAATAGCTTTTTTTTAAATTAATCGCATTTTGTATGGTAAAGGAATGATTACGAGCCTTGTAGGAAATTATGAAACAATTTCTACATGATTTTGAGTTGCTCTAAAAAGTGGCTGCATCATTACTTTACAATCTTTTAATAATTAATTGGTTGTAAAAAATTGATTTTCAGCAATTTGTGTTTTGTGATTGGTTTTGTAAACAAGATTTAACTGAGCTCAAAAATTCAATAATAAAACTCTTTAAAGTGATTTAATAGAGTTTTAATACCATTTAAATTTATAAAGCATATTTTCTGTTTTAATTATGTTGACTTAACATAATAATATCCAAATATCCGTTATACTAACCTTGTTTATTCCCCAAAATTAAAAAAAAATAAGAACAAATCATAATTATTTATTTAGATATATGTTAATAATATTTAATTTATATTGAAAATAGATTGTTAAAAGAGGGATTAATAAAGAATATTTAAAATTCATATTGTTTCTTTCTTGTACATTTTCAATGCAATACAATTCGCTGGATGATGAATATTTTCTATTATTTATTTAATAAGTGTTATTTTTGCTAAAATAAAAAATAAATTCGATTTTAATAAGATTTGATTAATTATAGTTTATAAATATACTATATTTTGTTTTGATAATGAATTTATATAATTTTTAATAATTTTATAATATTT
This region includes:
- a CDS encoding transposase; the encoded protein is MLYKNIHIGNYIKEMVDDKNISIERICNFLAKDEEFVEKIYESKSIETDILLRWSKLLEYDFFRLYSSHLILYAPPSAVNKTDTPKSEKAPQFRKNIYTQEIKNFILDRIESGEMTQAEVIKEYSIPKSTLHRWIQKKR
- a CDS encoding DNA repair ATPase; this translates as MSETLNSGTYEIIQNRLNEQKNDLIQRLQKLNENRKEIFGGVDFSLIANERISTEHNCVAKDIFSLKDILIFGSNAHLGLQTEINITDVFSIYKINNDRFEPQDSSLIGDEIFIDEFKNLYKYYRNTFFARFHFTENYLYMVFQLSESTSDIKAFKWLIKEDKLIYIDSRSASEVTYPPQHGFAWTKATRDMQRSGKFPHVSLADKVFVESIGGDITIKIEDNTDSGKGIYSEDVVHKDQNLDDAEIHFCDLDNLVLFKIKPYQESERYFIYNHKEKIVSRVDTLKYSAVLLPENQGVLFSNGYALQTGGLKVISQDQNKLHYLKTIPEPNGENFMYVFYDDKTNNYQLISYNIITQTIETPIRCSGFSILSDGRLIYLRETLETTKHHLAQIWQTPYSKELLPNTEKSDTLLYKIGNKDIVRVMAESQELITLLNKKDSYSGLYDDIVKLSTTILDAYYFLGDDEVENLDQPLKEIRNIAHSAINEYEKVVEQKKNTSEAVEKIKAAVEKILDDTKRINYSQLTEYIDMLSQIRAFRGEITGARDLKYVDVAVLDSLEKSLSERSEELSNACVNFLLQEDSLLPYQNRAQQISENIINLQKAIDAKTIEEEINNLSGQLELLVDIVNNLKIEDTSQSTQIIENISVIFARLNQERLELSKRKREISGKELSADFQAQMTLFDQSVINFLELSQTPEKCDEYLTKLSIQLEEMETKFVDFDEFIQKIGEKREEVYGHFQNKRVQLTEFRNKRTQSLYDSAQRILKSIQTKGESFGSENEINGYFATDLMVEKVRDISRQLMEFEDSAKAEEIQTLLKTSQQEAVRKLKDKKEIYADGDNVIALGDYKFAVNRQKLDLTLVLRNAQYYYHLTGTAFYEPLNFETISDYKEVWNQEYISENQSVKRFEYLAWNVFSNNRNINTEEQNRSAIQQFMTEHFGEGLVKGIHDEDALIIVSKLQQMHNELGLMQFTPKERALAQLFWYFLNQEKKEYYQKQFEAANLISKSFITDKGFQYLNEELSNEIKLFAHNNHFFAEVNFLNSAIYLKRENKSAFLVSEKAGLLHESFLKDLKEKGKDLEFVDQLNALKQYPAACFSIAESALNAFLFNSDSNFEEDIKKEAAVFFVTQNFDAKNILHIAYETVLEGLKSLEKDLNYTLNYYEFSSRLSNFNEVVVPKYKQLQELKAKWVNDKKKALKIDTFKSQVLSSFVRNRLINDVYFPLIGANLAKQLGTTGNDKRTDRMGMLLLVSPPGYGKTTLMEYMADRMGLVFMKINGPSIGHDIVSTDPNEAKNAGAKQELEKLNLALEMGDNVMLYLDDIQHCNPEFLQKFISLADGQRKIEGIYNGESKTYDLRSKRFCLVMAGNPYTESGEKFRIPDMLANRSDTYNLGEISGSKTELFDLSLIENSLMSNDYLTRLTQFGMENLYHLYDSVQSSSPNVDLAGNFSSNEISDFRKVVENILKVRDVVLKVNKQYITSAAMSDDYRNEPSFKLQGSYRNMNKLITQIQPILKEEEVTQIVLNHYQNESQTLTTGAESNMLKLKELMNILSEDEALRWEEIKKTFVKNKTIKGLGDNDRMTQVIALLAQFSEGLDGIKDVLNKN